DNA from Aliarcobacter skirrowii CCUG 10374:
AATAGAAGCGAAAAACACTCTGGACTTTTCCACCTTTTGGGTGAAATAGAGGTTGTTTTTGGAATTTGGGCTATGATTTTAGTAATTTTTATGTTTGTTTTTCTTGGAAAAGCAGAAACTATGGATTATGTAAATAATAGAAACTTTGTTGAACCAATGTTCGTTTTTGTGATTATGGTTATTGCAGCAACAAGACCAATATTACACACTGTAATAGCAGTTGTTAAGAGATTGTCGAATATTTTGCCAAGAAAAGGTGCAACAGGATTTTACTTTGTAGTTATGTGTATTGTTCCTTTGTTTGGTTCATTTATCACAGAACCTGCTGCTATGACCCTTGCAGCTTTAATTTTAAGTGATAAACTATTTTCTCAAGGTATTTCAAATAAACTAAAATATATGACTTTGGGAGCTTTATTTGTAAATGTTTCAATTGGTGGAACATTAACAAACTTTGCTGCACCACCAATATTGATGGTTGCTCAAACTTGGGATTGGAGTAGCTATTTTATGCTTATAACTTTTGGTTGGAAAGCTGCTATTGCAATATTTTTAAATACTAGTATTATTATGCTATTTTTCTTTAAAGAGTTATCTGCTATAAATATACGAACAACAGTTAGTGATAGAGAAAAAATACCATTTGTTATAGTTTTAATTCACTTTTTATTTTTGGCTTTAGTGGTTTATTTTGGGCATTATCCA
Protein-coding regions in this window:
- a CDS encoding putative Na+/H+ antiporter; translated protein: MPPTTLQIIAAVIFAIAIIHIFSVKYFENLANRSEKHSGLFHLLGEIEVVFGIWAMILVIFMFVFLGKAETMDYVNNRNFVEPMFVFVIMVIAATRPILHTVIAVVKRLSNILPRKGATGFYFVVMCIVPLFGSFITEPAAMTLAALILSDKLFSQGISNKLKYMTLGALFVNVSIGGTLTNFAAPPILMVAQTWDWSSYFMLITFGWKAAIAIFLNTSIIMLFFFKELSAINIRTTVSDREKIPFVIVLIHFLFLALVVYFGHYPPFFMSLFLLFLGVTYAYQQYQDRLMLREGLLVAFFLGGLVILGGQQAWWLKDIIQSLTNAQAFFGAIGLGAFTDNAAITYLGSLIDGLSDEFKYYLVAGAVTGGGLTVIANAPNPAGVAILKNHFEDGAVDPRYLFLGAIFPTIVASICFIIL